The DNA region GAGGCGAGAGGTTTTCGGCGCGAAAGCGTGGAATCCAGCGAAAATCTTTTTCGTCGCGGGTGCCGCGGCTAGTACTACGGCCTTATCCAGGGCGCGTCGGGATGCGAGGAGTGGCGCTTCGCGCGGACGGAGGTGGTCATGCTCGGCTGGCGGGCGCCCGACCGCGACGCGGAAAGCAAAAGGTCCAGTTTCCCCTGGTCCAGCCACAGGCCGTGGCCCGGACAGAAGTCCACCGGCACGCCGTGGCGGCTGGCCATGATCATCACCTTGCCGCAGACGGGGCACGGCCGGTCGCCGGGCGCGGTGATCGGGTC from Planctomycetota bacterium includes:
- a CDS encoding zf-TFIIB domain-containing protein gives rise to the protein MAKRADAERIARALLSLNRSTAPSKPPADPITAPGDRPCPVCGKVMIMASRHGVPVDFCPGHGLWLDQGKLDLLLSASRSGARQPSMTTSVRAKRHSSHPDAPWIRP